A portion of the Nostoc sp. KVJ3 genome contains these proteins:
- a CDS encoding site-specific integrase, which produces MNAIVHLLHRSGCRISELLALNIDDVNQDLYKFQVLGKGNKRRCCYFSDGAAEALSKFILYERHNTVDALFTAQQPVTKVVSRISYRTVHEYWRELISIYPELVGVRIHDLRHTFATERVGLMGIEELRALMGHENIQTTLRYQKVTSARAEEVARQALKSLT; this is translated from the coding sequence ATGAATGCTATAGTGCATCTTCTACATCGCTCAGGTTGCCGTATATCAGAGCTTTTAGCGTTAAATATAGATGATGTTAACCAAGACTTATATAAATTTCAAGTACTTGGTAAAGGTAACAAACGGCGTTGTTGTTATTTTAGTGATGGGGCTGCCGAGGCATTAAGTAAATTTATCTTATATGAGCGCCACAATACCGTAGATGCACTCTTCACAGCACAACAGCCAGTGACTAAAGTTGTTAGTAGAATTAGCTATCGCACTGTGCATGAATATTGGCGAGAGTTAATAAGTATATATCCGGAGCTAGTCGGAGTCAGAATCCACGATTTACGGCATACTTTTGCTACTGAGCGTGTTGGGCTAATGGGTATTGAGGAATTGCGGGCACTGATGGGGCATGAGAATATTCAAACAACTCTACGTTACCAAAAAGTTACGTCTGCTAGGGCGGAAGAAGTTGCACGTCAGGCTTTAAAAAGTTTAACTTAA
- a CDS encoding phage integrase N-terminal SAM-like domain-containing protein: MTVTLATVITEFLSRPDLAKSTRRTYELVLKPILGEYGIWEIEIIGKQTLIEYLRSLDDCSYTTHRKYQAILQSLFNFAVEQGYIKFNPINGLKTASTKS; encoded by the coding sequence TTGACTGTTACTTTAGCCACTGTTATTACTGAGTTTTTGTCACGCCCGGATTTAGCTAAAAGTACCAGACGTACTTATGAATTGGTGTTGAAACCAATACTTGGAGAATACGGTATTTGGGAGATTGAGATTATCGGTAAGCAGACTTTAATTGAGTATTTAAGAAGTTTGGATGATTGCAGCTATACAACTCATCGCAAGTACCAAGCAATACTACAAAGTTTGTTTAATTTCGCTGTGGAGCAAGGTTATATTAAGTTTAATCCCATTAATGGTTTAAAAACAGCGTCAACCAAATCCTGA
- a CDS encoding double zinc ribbon domain-containing protein has translation MDTLKTPMPQEPIGDYIKRLRVELKMSQNQLAHQAGIHLHTYGKIERGITTRLNHKTRRGLARALSIPIEYLEGICSDEEIQQPFTSIKFCPQCWTPGTPTEPIWNDIRSLYCFMCGFELVAHCLKCGKSVTTFKHSYCPYCGFYYKNTIVEIGSNREHALRKNSRTKKK, from the coding sequence ATGGATACTTTGAAGACACCCATGCCACAGGAACCGATTGGCGACTACATTAAGCGGTTGCGTGTGGAATTAAAGATGAGTCAAAATCAGCTAGCTCATCAGGCTGGTATTCACCTGCATACATACGGAAAAATAGAACGGGGGATCACGACGAGATTAAATCACAAAACCCGTCGGGGGCTAGCTAGGGCTTTATCGATACCAATTGAGTACTTAGAAGGAATTTGTAGCGATGAGGAAATACAGCAACCATTTACCAGCATTAAATTTTGTCCCCAATGCTGGACTCCAGGGACACCCACAGAACCGATTTGGAACGATATCAGGTCATTGTACTGCTTTATGTGCGGGTTTGAGCTTGTTGCCCACTGTCTCAAATGTGGTAAATCAGTGACAACTTTCAAGCATTCCTACTGTCCTTATTGCGGCTTTTATTACAAAAATACGATTGTTGAAATTGGTAGTAACAGAGAGCATGCTTTGAGAAAAAACTCTCGAACCAAGAAAAAGTGA
- a CDS encoding Tn3 family transposase: MTSIERTAYPRFKRQFTTKELTEIYTPTKSEIAFAYNTTKGESNILSLLVILKSFQRLGYFPSIADIPLKIINHIRSHLKFALDIVLGYENNKTMYRHRTAIREYLQVKSFNQTALHLAVSAVNESAQVMDNPADLMNVAIAELIKNRYELPGFNTLNRLVRRVRNVVNQNLFNLVLSRLSNDYQQRLLDLLDNHPVEYRSLYNNLKQLPKRPTRNHLNDLIVHSIWLDSLGDIKPLLADMTAAKIQHFAAEARVLDASEIKEFNLPKRITLILCLIYSASVMTRDNLVEMFLKKMQLIHNHAKRELELIKQRYQSTVEKLLGVFTNVLQVLVDEPPEVQTVDPVERVNQVLIPSGGAEQLLTECEAINAYKGNNYFPLLWQFYKSHRSTFFRLLGALKFSSTTNEQSVVEALNFILENQSRRGQFFNNTIDLDFASPQWQKLLFVEQGNKTKIVRRHLEVCVFSYLMAELRSGDICVKGSENYADHREQLLPWSECLPLIDQYCGDLGFASDAVGNVYELKSLLTDTAFKVDAGYPDNRQLVINDLGEPVLKKSPRHDLSPSAKTLLEAVEQRFGERNLIDILRNVDYWTNFTRHFGPMSGSDPKLERATERYLLTSFTYGCNLGPTQAARHMRGIVTSKEISFVNRRHVSVDKLNAALVDIINRYNVLKLPSIWGDGTTAAADGTKYELYEENLLSEYHIRYGGYGGIAYHHVSDTYVALFSHFISCGTWEAVYIIEGLLKNLSDIQPHTIHADTQGQSTPVFALSHMLGIKLMPRIRNWKDLNFFRPDNDTVYKHIDSLFKDAIDWEKIQTHWQDILQVVLSIQTGKISSAVLLRKLGNYSRKNRLYQAFQELGRVIRTVFLLQYISDMKLRQQITAATNIVESYNGFSKWFFFGGFGVIANNDPIEQEKIVKYNDLVANAVIFHNVVDLTEVLRDFLKAGYLITREDVAALSPYMTSHIKRFGDYLIDMETVPNLLDDDKLLVLA, encoded by the coding sequence GTGACATCAATTGAACGTACCGCTTATCCTAGATTCAAACGCCAATTTACCACCAAAGAACTTACTGAGATTTATACTCCAACTAAATCCGAAATTGCTTTCGCTTACAATACGACGAAAGGTGAAAGTAATATTTTGAGTCTGCTCGTCATTTTAAAATCATTCCAAAGACTGGGTTACTTTCCATCGATTGCAGATATCCCACTGAAAATTATTAACCATATTCGCAGTCATTTAAAATTTGCTCTTGATATTGTTTTAGGTTATGAAAATAACAAAACAATGTACCGACATCGAACAGCTATCCGCGAATATCTTCAAGTTAAATCTTTTAATCAGACTGCGCTGCATTTAGCGGTATCTGCGGTGAATGAATCAGCCCAGGTGATGGATAATCCTGCTGATTTAATGAATGTGGCAATTGCCGAACTAATTAAAAATAGATATGAATTACCAGGATTTAACACATTAAATAGATTAGTACGCCGAGTTAGGAATGTAGTCAATCAAAACCTATTCAATTTGGTACTTAGTCGCCTAAGTAATGATTATCAACAACGTCTACTCGACCTTTTAGATAATCATCCAGTCGAATATAGAAGTCTTTACAATAATCTCAAGCAACTTCCTAAACGCCCAACCCGCAATCATCTCAATGATTTAATTGTACATTCAATCTGGCTTGATTCTTTGGGAGATATTAAACCACTCCTTGCTGATATGACAGCAGCTAAGATTCAACACTTTGCTGCTGAAGCGAGAGTATTAGATGCGAGTGAAATCAAAGAGTTTAATTTGCCAAAACGAATTACTCTAATATTATGCCTGATTTACTCGGCAAGCGTGATGACGCGAGATAATTTGGTCGAGATGTTTCTCAAAAAAATGCAGTTAATTCATAATCATGCCAAAAGAGAATTAGAACTTATCAAACAAAGATATCAATCAACGGTTGAGAAGTTACTGGGGGTTTTCACTAATGTTCTACAAGTATTGGTTGATGAACCGCCAGAAGTTCAGACTGTCGATCCGGTCGAGCGAGTTAATCAAGTACTCATTCCATCCGGTGGTGCTGAACAACTATTAACTGAATGTGAGGCGATAAATGCCTATAAGGGAAATAATTATTTTCCCCTATTGTGGCAATTTTATAAAAGTCATCGCAGTACTTTCTTTCGGTTGCTAGGTGCTTTGAAGTTTTCATCCACTACCAACGAACAAAGTGTAGTTGAGGCATTAAATTTTATTTTAGAAAATCAGTCACGGCGGGGTCAATTCTTCAATAATACTATTGATTTAGATTTTGCTTCTCCTCAATGGCAGAAACTTTTATTCGTCGAACAAGGAAACAAAACTAAAATTGTGCGTCGCCATCTGGAAGTTTGTGTTTTTTCTTACTTAATGGCTGAATTGAGGTCGGGGGATATTTGCGTCAAGGGAAGTGAGAATTACGCTGACCACCGAGAACAGTTGTTGCCTTGGTCAGAATGTTTACCACTGATTGACCAGTATTGTGGAGATTTGGGTTTTGCTAGTGATGCGGTTGGTAATGTTTACGAACTCAAGTCTTTGTTGACTGATACGGCTTTTAAAGTGGATGCTGGTTATCCAGATAATCGTCAACTTGTGATTAATGATTTGGGTGAACCTGTATTAAAAAAATCTCCACGTCATGATTTGAGTCCATCAGCTAAGACTTTACTTGAGGCTGTGGAACAAAGGTTTGGTGAACGTAATTTGATTGATATTCTGCGGAATGTCGATTATTGGACTAATTTTACACGCCATTTTGGGCCGATGAGCGGCAGCGATCCGAAATTAGAACGGGCGACAGAACGTTATTTGTTGACTAGTTTCACCTATGGTTGTAATTTGGGGCCGACTCAAGCTGCAAGACACATGCGGGGTATTGTCACAAGTAAGGAAATATCGTTTGTTAATCGGCGTCATGTGAGTGTGGATAAATTGAATGCAGCCCTTGTGGATATTATTAATCGCTACAATGTTTTAAAGCTTCCGAGCATTTGGGGTGATGGGACAACTGCGGCGGCTGATGGGACTAAGTACGAACTCTACGAAGAAAATTTACTCTCTGAGTATCATATCCGCTATGGTGGCTACGGAGGCATTGCTTACCACCATGTTTCTGATACCTATGTGGCGCTATTTAGTCATTTTATTTCCTGCGGAACCTGGGAGGCTGTTTATATTATTGAGGGTTTGTTAAAAAATCTTTCTGATATTCAGCCTCATACGATTCACGCAGATACTCAAGGGCAATCAACGCCTGTGTTTGCATTATCACATATGTTGGGGATTAAGTTAATGCCCCGGATTCGGAATTGGAAAGATTTAAATTTCTTCCGCCCAGATAATGATACGGTTTACAAGCATATTGATTCTTTGTTCAAGGATGCGATTGATTGGGAGAAAATTCAAACCCATTGGCAAGATATTTTACAGGTTGTGCTGTCGATTCAAACTGGCAAGATTTCGAGTGCGGTGCTGTTACGAAAACTGGGAAACTATAGTCGTAAAAACAGATTATACCAAGCTTTTCAGGAGTTAGGACGGGTAATCAGGACGGTATTTCTGTTGCAATATATTTCGGATATGAAGTTACGACAACAGATTACTGCGGCAACGAATATTGTTGAGTCTTATAACGGTTTCTCAAAGTGGTTTTTCTTCGGTGGTTTTGGAGTTATTGCTAATAATGACCCAATTGAGCAGGAGAAGATTGTTAAATATAATGATTTGGTTGCTAATGCTGTGATCTTCCACAATGTTGTAGATTTGACTGAGGTTTTGCGTGATTTCCTGAAAGCTGGTTATTTGATTACTCGTGAAGATGTGGCGGCGTTGAGTCCTTATATGACGAGTCATATCAAGCGTTTCGGCGATTACTTGATTGATATGGAGACTGTACCGAATTTGTTGGATGATGACAAGCTCTTAGTTTTGGCTTGA
- the mobV gene encoding MobV family relaxase, whose amino-acid sequence MSPLTILRIEKLKTFGNVAGSDDHVTRNRETPNADPTKENVRLIGGEDERALEEIVKEKISTLKHRPRHDAVLCTEMFLSASPEYFRPGDPSQSGQWSDSLMQQWAIASRDWLAQNYGSKCVRAELHLDESTPHIHAYIVPVNEKTGRVSHDAMFGGRGGQGRIKLSKLQDSYAAALAPLGIERGVKGSKATHTKVKEYYQAVNSEPLTAVITNNQLAPIPFESARNYVARIQSDDQFQAINHQLADRKFLIERLERAEQRARDSEKERQQLEKRVRSLEAQTQQLRDLALEDVAWELGLNCDRTHQSRWKGHGHIINIDGPKFYDFAPDQQKGSGGAIDLVMHVNQCNLRQAVVWLHERFGESGAERAAIAKTREVAAEIIQLEPRTPFQLPVEEKSKWTAVHNYLTQKRGIPENFVELLHKRGLVYADDQQNAVFVMRNLGLYPQAIGAFLRGTRGENNTFKGYEKGTVRREGWFHFRLGGQPTSPVEKVVLLKSPIDAVSFAMLEYQLRGDVPPNRTLYMAVDNPKSLPVEQLQNIPNVQVAFDSDDFGNAAARVVKELLPQSKRLKCKADDWNQQLLDYGQQLRQQHQQQQEQDDELSL is encoded by the coding sequence ATGTCGCCACTAACAATTCTCAGGATTGAGAAACTAAAAACATTCGGCAACGTTGCCGGGAGTGATGACCATGTTACCAGGAATAGAGAAACACCCAACGCAGATCCAACTAAAGAGAATGTCCGGTTGATTGGGGGAGAAGACGAACGCGCACTCGAAGAGATAGTTAAAGAAAAAATCTCTACGCTCAAGCATCGCCCTCGGCATGATGCGGTGTTATGCACGGAAATGTTTCTCTCGGCATCACCTGAATATTTCCGCCCTGGTGATCCATCTCAGTCGGGGCAGTGGTCTGATTCACTGATGCAGCAGTGGGCGATTGCATCTCGTGACTGGCTAGCTCAAAACTATGGGTCAAAGTGCGTCAGGGCAGAACTGCACCTAGATGAAAGTACCCCACACATTCACGCCTACATCGTGCCAGTGAATGAAAAAACTGGCAGAGTCAGTCATGATGCGATGTTTGGCGGCAGAGGTGGACAGGGAAGAATCAAGTTATCCAAACTCCAAGACAGTTATGCGGCTGCACTTGCTCCTTTGGGCATTGAACGAGGAGTCAAGGGCAGTAAGGCAACCCACACCAAAGTCAAAGAATATTACCAAGCGGTTAACAGTGAACCACTCACCGCAGTCATTACAAATAACCAATTAGCACCGATACCATTTGAATCAGCCAGAAATTACGTTGCCAGGATTCAGTCTGATGACCAGTTCCAAGCGATTAACCATCAACTGGCTGACCGAAAGTTCCTGATAGAACGATTGGAGAGGGCGGAGCAACGGGCGAGGGATAGCGAAAAGGAACGACAGCAATTAGAGAAGCGGGTGCGATCGTTAGAGGCTCAGACTCAACAACTGCGCGACTTGGCCTTAGAGGATGTGGCTTGGGAGTTGGGGCTAAATTGCGATCGCACTCATCAGAGCAGATGGAAGGGTCACGGACACATCATTAATATAGATGGGCCCAAATTCTACGATTTCGCCCCCGATCAACAAAAGGGATCAGGCGGTGCGATTGATTTGGTGATGCACGTTAACCAGTGCAATCTGCGGCAGGCGGTCGTCTGGTTGCACGAGCGCTTTGGTGAGTCGGGGGCAGAACGAGCAGCGATCGCAAAAACTCGTGAAGTGGCTGCTGAGATTATCCAGTTAGAACCACGAACCCCGTTTCAGCTACCTGTTGAGGAAAAAAGCAAGTGGACAGCAGTTCACAACTACCTAACCCAGAAACGGGGAATACCTGAAAATTTTGTGGAACTTCTGCATAAGAGGGGGCTAGTTTACGCTGATGACCAGCAAAACGCTGTGTTCGTCATGCGGAATCTTGGCTTATATCCCCAGGCAATAGGAGCATTCCTGCGGGGGACACGGGGCGAGAACAACACGTTTAAGGGCTACGAGAAAGGAACAGTTAGGCGTGAGGGCTGGTTTCACTTCCGCTTAGGCGGACAGCCAACTTCACCTGTAGAGAAAGTGGTGCTTTTGAAATCGCCCATCGATGCCGTTTCTTTTGCCATGCTGGAATATCAGCTTAGAGGCGACGTGCCACCCAATAGAACTTTGTACATGGCGGTAGATAATCCCAAAAGCTTACCAGTAGAGCAATTGCAGAATATTCCTAATGTACAAGTGGCTTTTGACTCGGACGATTTTGGTAATGCAGCTGCACGAGTTGTTAAGGAACTACTGCCACAGTCCAAGCGGCTCAAGTGCAAAGCTGACGATTGGAATCAGCAGCTACTCGATTATGGGCAGCAGTTAAGGCAACAGCATCAGCAACAGCAGGAGCAGGATGATGAATTGAGTCTTTAA